In one window of Desulforhabdus amnigena DNA:
- the tsaA gene encoding tRNA (N6-threonylcarbamoyladenosine(37)-N6)-methyltransferase TrmO: MAIEMEPIGFVHTEAEKVPIHWRFSDLEGTLTIEDKYLEGLRDIKPGQEIVVLFHFDRSPAFSPNFLVQTPPHMNEAFGVFSICSPRRPNPIGLSVVEVLKVEGPVLYVKGIDMYDGTPILDIKPFIKEKEQGDA; this comes from the coding sequence ATGGCAATCGAAATGGAACCTATCGGATTCGTACACACCGAAGCGGAAAAAGTGCCCATACACTGGAGGTTCTCAGATCTTGAAGGCACGCTGACAATTGAAGACAAGTATCTTGAAGGGTTAAGAGACATCAAACCGGGTCAAGAGATTGTCGTTTTGTTCCATTTCGATCGGAGTCCAGCCTTCAGTCCCAATTTCCTTGTGCAGACCCCTCCACATATGAATGAAGCGTTTGGGGTGTTCAGTATCTGTTCGCCCAGGAGACCAAACCCTATCGGGCTTTCGGTGGTTGAAGTGCTGAAGGTGGAAGGGCCGGTTCTGTACGTGAAAGGAATCGACATGTATGACGGGACTCCGATCCTCGACATCAAACCCTTTATCAAGGAAAAAGAGCAGGGCGACGCTTAG
- a CDS encoding YbfB/YjiJ family MFS transporter — translation MISLSKIRNVHYGWIIVATGALVLFSCLGLARFAYTMLLPGMQAGLGLSYDRMGFIGTANFIGYLVAVILAPTLLSRFRPHPTIAAALLLIALGMFGISQSQNFAMVSLLYTLVGIGTGFANIPMMVLLTYWFHSDQRGKAAGLVIGGNGMGIIFAGFLIPLLNHGYGPDGWRMGWSVIGLISLMTAACAALLLRSHPSDLGLEPVGRPLSMTPDQLKPHHRPSVGSILLRLGLLYLVFGATFMIYGTFIVTTMVKEYGFSEQQAGLYWSWVGFFSLFSGVGFGALSDMIGRKRGLALVFAVQTAAYLLAGLKLGSMALMVSIVLYGLAVFAIPTIMAAAVGDYVGLSRAAGAFTTITLFFALGQAVGPGSAGLIAGATGSFTAAYQVASLLTASAAVLAVTLPSPGDAPAGNAS, via the coding sequence ATGATATCCTTATCCAAAATCCGGAACGTGCACTACGGCTGGATCATCGTCGCTACAGGCGCGCTGGTTCTCTTTTCGTGCCTCGGGCTCGCCCGCTTCGCCTATACGATGCTTCTGCCCGGCATGCAGGCCGGGCTCGGCCTTTCCTATGATCGCATGGGATTCATCGGTACCGCCAACTTCATTGGATACCTGGTTGCTGTGATTCTCGCTCCCACCCTTCTTTCACGTTTTCGCCCCCATCCCACCATCGCAGCGGCGCTCCTGCTGATTGCCCTCGGCATGTTCGGCATAAGCCAAAGCCAAAACTTCGCCATGGTCAGCCTTCTGTACACCCTCGTGGGTATTGGAACCGGTTTTGCCAATATCCCCATGATGGTGCTGTTGACCTACTGGTTCCACAGCGATCAGAGGGGCAAGGCGGCAGGGCTGGTCATTGGCGGCAACGGCATGGGGATTATCTTTGCGGGCTTTCTCATCCCTCTGCTCAACCACGGCTATGGCCCCGATGGGTGGCGCATGGGATGGTCGGTGATCGGGCTCATCTCCCTGATGACAGCCGCCTGCGCAGCCCTTCTGCTGCGCAGTCACCCCTCGGACCTTGGACTGGAGCCGGTCGGCCGCCCCCTGTCGATGACTCCCGACCAACTCAAGCCCCATCACAGGCCGAGCGTTGGATCGATTCTGCTCCGTCTCGGTCTTCTCTATCTCGTTTTCGGCGCCACCTTCATGATCTACGGGACCTTTATCGTCACCACGATGGTCAAGGAATACGGCTTCAGCGAACAGCAAGCCGGCCTCTATTGGTCCTGGGTCGGTTTTTTCAGCCTCTTTTCAGGGGTGGGATTCGGTGCCCTCTCCGACATGATCGGGCGTAAACGCGGTCTGGCTCTGGTGTTTGCCGTGCAAACCGCAGCCTACCTGCTGGCCGGCCTCAAACTGGGCAGCATGGCGTTGATGGTTTCCATCGTTCTTTATGGGCTGGCGGTCTTTGCCATTCCCACCATCATGGCCGCCGCAGTGGGCGACTATGTCGGCCTCTCCAGAGCCGCCGGCGCCTTCACTACCATCACTCTTTTTTTCGCCCTGGGTCAGGCCGTCGGTCCCGGCAGCGCCGGGCTCATCGCAGGGGCGACCGGTAGTTTCACCGCCGCTTATCAGGTTGCCTCCCTTTTGACTGCAAGTGCGGCCGTGCTCGCCGTGACTCTTCCCTCACCTGGCGATGCCCCCGCTGGAAACGCTTCCTGA
- a CDS encoding PaaI family thioesterase, which yields MEHMLEFFRKDKFAERVGIELLEVSEGSARAKMEIKDHHLNAVNIVHGAAIFTLADLVFAMASNSHGNVAVAVNVNISFLKAASQGTLFAEATEVSRNSKLASYTIRVTNERDDLIAIFQGMVYRKKDQILP from the coding sequence ATGGAGCACATGCTGGAATTTTTCAGGAAAGACAAATTTGCGGAGCGCGTCGGCATCGAACTGCTCGAAGTTTCCGAGGGAAGCGCCCGGGCTAAAATGGAGATCAAGGATCACCACTTGAACGCCGTGAACATCGTACACGGAGCAGCCATATTCACCCTGGCGGATCTGGTTTTCGCGATGGCATCCAATTCCCATGGCAACGTGGCTGTAGCGGTCAACGTCAACATCTCGTTCCTGAAAGCCGCCTCGCAAGGGACCCTTTTCGCCGAGGCAACGGAAGTCTCAAGGAATTCCAAGCTTGCTTCCTATACCATCCGGGTCACCAACGAAAGGGATGACCTGATCGCCATTTTCCAGGGAATGGTCTACAGGAAAAAAGATCAAATTTTGCCGTGA
- a CDS encoding ATP-binding protein: protein MSEHPVYPFVAIVGQERMKQALVLNLVNPGLSGVLIRGEKGTAKSTAVRALAEILPEIRVVEGCPFQLAPEDNLPLCRECFRSECREKRLAGEAVESVSRRIQVVELPVGATEDRVVGTLDLEHALQKGEKRVEPGLLAAVHRGILYVDEVNLLDDHVVDVLLDSAAMGVSTIEREGVSFSHPARFVLVGTMNPEEGELRPQLLDRFGLCVRVEGIADRAERVKVMERRVAYDEDPEGFVRSWEKEGRSLVERIEAARDLYSRVEIHQDQLYAIADTCLEVGVDGHRGDIIMMKTAKALAAFDGRRKVTLPDVDTAAELVLPHRVRRQPLMDIAASVQEARTASR from the coding sequence ATGAGTGAGCATCCCGTGTATCCGTTTGTGGCCATCGTGGGGCAGGAGCGTATGAAGCAGGCCCTGGTCCTGAACCTGGTGAACCCCGGCCTTTCGGGTGTTTTGATCCGCGGCGAGAAAGGCACCGCCAAATCCACGGCCGTGCGCGCCCTGGCGGAAATACTCCCTGAAATCCGTGTCGTCGAGGGATGCCCCTTTCAGCTGGCCCCCGAAGATAACCTTCCCCTGTGTCGGGAGTGCTTTCGAAGCGAATGCAGGGAAAAGCGGCTGGCCGGGGAAGCCGTGGAATCGGTCTCACGCCGCATCCAGGTGGTGGAGCTTCCCGTCGGGGCTACGGAAGACCGTGTGGTGGGAACCCTGGACCTGGAGCACGCCCTCCAGAAGGGGGAAAAGCGCGTGGAACCCGGGCTTCTGGCGGCTGTCCACCGGGGGATCCTCTATGTGGATGAAGTGAACCTCCTGGATGACCACGTGGTGGATGTGCTGCTGGATTCGGCCGCCATGGGAGTGAGCACCATCGAGCGGGAAGGGGTTTCCTTTTCTCACCCCGCGCGGTTTGTGCTCGTGGGAACCATGAATCCCGAGGAAGGGGAACTGCGCCCTCAGCTTCTGGACCGCTTCGGGTTGTGCGTGAGGGTGGAAGGCATTGCGGATCGGGCGGAACGCGTAAAGGTCATGGAGCGGAGGGTGGCCTACGATGAAGATCCGGAAGGGTTTGTGCGGAGCTGGGAAAAGGAAGGCCGCTCCCTGGTGGAGCGCATCGAGGCGGCGCGGGATTTGTATTCCCGGGTGGAAATCCATCAGGACCAGCTTTACGCCATCGCCGACACCTGCCTGGAGGTGGGAGTGGACGGTCACAGGGGAGACATCATCATGATGAAAACGGCCAAAGCCCTGGCGGCCTTCGACGGCCGCAGGAAAGTCACACTTCCGGATGTGGATACCGCCGCGGAACTCGTCCTCCCCCACCGGGTCCGTCGCCAACCCCTTATGGACATAGCCGCAAGCGTCCAGGAAGCCCGCACCGCAAGCCGCTGA
- a CDS encoding S16 family serine protease, producing the protein MFPMEFEHRILGTLPFPSEEQLKRIVELLKAVVTRRIVPYFKAKRGTDPILLARSEEQLSIDRLEDEENRNRLVTLLARSERGWTIHIHERIFDYLAFVIPSDPESRLGEGTVDERKMLAFAEFLLRHQMEHILYPERRERDAIAADVKFAMEQRTADPTFYRMLRSALSDEMNGIRGEFYIQLMDHAEQELPYDAVISQVLERFASALADLPGLLLRDVFPLLDMDLKSRLLGECYRRSQSNVLSLMQRASCFQDILELFDLLIRVKEPEAREVFRAFKDRWGVVTLFHELDMPEGSLNGRKPGELFELFKEKLHSFLEQERGWFPPQAAAAPPPKKAAPHVPSEKTLRDRIEIAHSDPNFPPQVLEVIDRNKLNAIGHSGAKYSELIETLLAIPWGKIQKIQVTPGAFEEGLNRTHYGLQKPKEILCDFFTNLIWRYRQYSESSAASWHHTGSAFLFVGPPGVGKTSLAISIAQNLEIPYHKISLGGMRDEADIRGHGFTYEGSKPGAIVQGLIKMGAMNGMIIMDEADKTEKFAISTLLEILDPEQNHLFHDKYTETTVDIDLSNCHFVLTANTLETVPPTVVNRCEVIFLDRYSVEEKIAIARKHLIHRLRRKYQISRDEIFFDPEQEADLLRYLIRTYTYEAGVRELERIIRTLFLRIQRKEILTGGESSVRITRVKIKQYLEEPIRPRQINKDDRVGEMLALGVDVERGVGSIIPIQATRIRLPSGAEPGGRVSLSVVQATGNIEKIMDESRKVATTALLYCAEDLGIELEHLQDPVHLHFMGASTGKDGPAAGGAIALALASQILDRKIRRDVAMTGEIDTQGRISSIGALVIKLETACDVGCKTMIIPKENLYGPEGIERLPEALKQELQILTYDEWKADHSPFDHTRHILQVVAVDHIVQAASIAFIEEEELTALEAPFVANACEVAKELKKRRKLPDQWFQLLQVKTPGELAPEFLRCTVLNSCKGWTLLILPELREKIAPLLEETRERIQMRDFDPLRESLSNIIPEIRGRILQDPSSPLHLSVVAPFYLLKRDGISSKAFPPGPAFAGLTLFANNYTLQNVKIKNSKSVLNRVYCHLAQLEPASLDGMPFLSKCEGIHVIDLSFIPEKYRLDVQRAEQILNRCLTRWLIMLEETLAGSGSNS; encoded by the coding sequence ATGTTTCCCATGGAATTCGAGCATCGTATACTGGGTACCTTGCCTTTTCCATCCGAGGAGCAGCTGAAGCGAATAGTCGAGCTTCTCAAAGCAGTAGTGACACGGCGAATCGTTCCCTATTTCAAGGCCAAAAGGGGGACCGATCCCATCCTGCTGGCGCGATCGGAGGAACAACTTTCAATCGACCGCCTGGAGGACGAGGAAAACCGGAACCGGCTGGTGACCCTGCTCGCCCGGTCGGAACGGGGCTGGACCATCCATATTCATGAACGTATCTTCGATTATCTGGCTTTTGTGATTCCAAGCGATCCGGAATCCCGCCTGGGGGAGGGGACCGTCGATGAACGGAAGATGCTCGCCTTTGCCGAGTTCCTGCTGCGGCATCAGATGGAACACATTCTTTACCCGGAGCGGAGGGAACGCGATGCGATTGCCGCAGATGTGAAGTTTGCCATGGAACAGCGCACGGCGGACCCGACATTTTATCGAATGCTACGGAGCGCTCTTTCCGATGAAATGAACGGAATTCGTGGGGAGTTCTACATCCAGCTCATGGACCACGCCGAGCAGGAACTCCCTTATGATGCGGTTATAAGCCAGGTTCTGGAAAGATTCGCATCGGCCCTGGCGGACCTTCCCGGTCTCTTGCTGCGCGATGTTTTTCCGCTGCTGGATATGGATCTCAAGAGCAGGCTTCTGGGGGAATGCTACCGCAGAAGTCAAAGCAACGTCCTCTCCCTCATGCAGAGGGCCTCGTGTTTTCAGGATATTCTCGAGCTCTTCGACCTGCTGATTCGAGTCAAGGAACCCGAGGCCAGGGAGGTCTTCCGTGCTTTTAAGGACCGGTGGGGAGTGGTCACTCTCTTCCATGAACTGGATATGCCCGAGGGAAGTCTAAACGGCAGGAAGCCAGGGGAGCTTTTTGAACTCTTCAAGGAAAAGTTGCATTCCTTTCTGGAACAGGAGAGGGGCTGGTTCCCTCCCCAGGCCGCTGCCGCTCCTCCACCCAAGAAAGCGGCTCCACACGTTCCCTCCGAAAAGACTCTGAGGGATCGCATCGAAATCGCGCACAGCGATCCCAATTTTCCACCCCAGGTGCTGGAGGTCATCGACCGGAACAAGCTCAATGCCATAGGGCACAGCGGTGCCAAGTACAGTGAACTCATAGAGACTCTGTTGGCCATTCCGTGGGGGAAGATTCAAAAAATCCAGGTGACGCCGGGGGCGTTTGAGGAAGGTCTCAATCGCACGCACTACGGGCTGCAAAAGCCCAAGGAGATTCTCTGCGACTTTTTTACAAATCTTATCTGGAGGTACAGGCAATATTCCGAATCGTCGGCGGCTTCCTGGCATCACACGGGAAGCGCGTTTCTCTTCGTGGGGCCGCCGGGAGTGGGTAAGACTTCCCTCGCCATTTCCATCGCACAGAATCTGGAAATTCCCTACCACAAGATTTCCCTTGGCGGAATGCGCGATGAAGCCGACATCCGGGGGCATGGTTTTACGTACGAAGGCTCCAAACCGGGGGCCATCGTCCAGGGTCTCATCAAGATGGGGGCCATGAACGGGATGATCATTATGGATGAGGCCGATAAGACCGAAAAGTTCGCCATTTCAACACTTCTTGAAATCCTCGATCCCGAACAGAACCACCTCTTCCATGACAAGTACACTGAAACCACCGTGGATATCGATCTGTCCAACTGCCACTTCGTGCTCACGGCCAACACGCTCGAGACCGTTCCTCCCACGGTGGTGAACCGGTGCGAGGTGATTTTTCTGGACCGCTACAGTGTCGAGGAAAAGATCGCCATCGCCCGCAAGCACCTGATTCATCGCTTGCGCAGAAAATACCAGATCAGCAGGGATGAAATCTTCTTTGACCCCGAGCAGGAAGCCGATCTTCTCCGTTACCTGATTCGAACGTACACCTACGAGGCGGGGGTGCGCGAACTGGAGCGAATCATTCGGACGCTCTTTCTTCGAATTCAGCGCAAGGAGATCCTGACGGGGGGGGAATCGTCGGTTCGTATCACCCGGGTGAAAATCAAGCAGTACCTGGAAGAGCCCATCCGCCCCAGGCAGATCAACAAGGATGACCGCGTGGGGGAGATGCTGGCTTTGGGAGTCGACGTGGAACGGGGAGTCGGGTCCATCATTCCCATCCAGGCCACTCGCATTCGGTTGCCGAGCGGAGCCGAACCCGGCGGGCGGGTTTCCTTGAGCGTTGTTCAAGCTACAGGGAATATAGAAAAGATAATGGATGAGAGCCGCAAGGTGGCCACCACGGCGCTCCTTTACTGCGCGGAAGATCTGGGCATTGAACTGGAGCACCTGCAGGACCCCGTTCATCTTCATTTCATGGGGGCTTCCACGGGCAAGGACGGCCCTGCCGCGGGAGGAGCCATCGCTCTGGCCCTGGCCTCCCAAATACTGGATCGCAAGATTCGAAGGGACGTGGCCATGACAGGGGAAATCGACACTCAGGGGCGTATCTCTTCCATCGGCGCACTGGTCATAAAGTTGGAAACGGCCTGCGATGTCGGCTGCAAGACCATGATCATTCCTAAGGAAAACCTGTACGGCCCTGAAGGAATCGAACGGCTTCCGGAAGCCCTCAAGCAGGAACTCCAAATCCTCACCTACGACGAATGGAAAGCCGATCACTCTCCCTTTGACCACACGCGGCACATTCTTCAGGTAGTGGCCGTCGATCACATCGTCCAGGCCGCATCCATCGCTTTCATTGAGGAAGAGGAACTCACCGCCCTGGAAGCACCTTTCGTCGCAAACGCATGTGAAGTGGCAAAAGAGTTGAAGAAGCGTCGAAAACTGCCTGATCAATGGTTTCAGCTCTTGCAGGTCAAGACGCCGGGAGAACTCGCTCCCGAGTTCCTCCGGTGTACCGTCCTGAATTCCTGTAAGGGCTGGACGCTGCTCATCCTCCCCGAACTGAGGGAAAAAATTGCGCCTCTTCTGGAAGAAACGCGAGAACGCATACAAATGCGGGATTTTGACCCACTCCGGGAAAGCCTTTCCAATATCATACCGGAAATTCGGGGGAGGATACTGCAGGACCCCTCCTCTCCCCTTCATCTCTCGGTGGTGGCCCCTTTCTACCTGCTGAAGCGGGACGGTATAAGCTCGAAAGCGTTTCCTCCCGGACCCGCCTTTGCCGGGCTGACCCTGTTTGCCAACAACTACACCCTCCAAAACGTCAAGATCAAAAACTCCAAGTCCGTTCTGAACCGGGTCTACTGCCACCTGGCCCAGCTGGAACCTGCCTCTCTGGACGGGATGCCGTTTCTCTCAAAATGCGAAGGCATTCATGTCATTGACCTTTCTTTCATTCCCGAGAAATACCGGCTGGATGTGCAGCGTGCCGAGCAAATCCTGAACCGTTGCCTCACCCGCTGGCTCATCATGCTGGAGGAAACCCTGGCCGGTTCCGGATCCAATTCATGA
- a CDS encoding DUF6515 family protein, giving the protein MRAKSNFKYLVGTVTFAALLAMGVVNVETAQAYRTHRTVVVADSGPRHGVVVRTLPRGYRPLRFRNVDYFYHGGAFYRRAPGGFVVVKAPVGAVVFDLPVGFRRVDIGRESYYRYGDVYYRKAPSGYIVAEAPAVHVWTGRGVERVSVAIDRLNVRSGPGLKQPVLAVARKGTVLHVRGEKGDWWHVQGPRGESGWVMKRFTAPRPVALARG; this is encoded by the coding sequence ATGAGAGCAAAATCAAACTTCAAATATCTTGTGGGAACCGTCACTTTTGCCGCTTTACTGGCGATGGGAGTTGTAAATGTGGAAACCGCCCAGGCTTACCGGACTCATCGCACCGTGGTCGTCGCCGACAGTGGGCCGCGGCATGGTGTGGTTGTCCGTACGCTGCCGAGAGGATATCGTCCCCTCAGGTTCCGGAATGTCGATTATTTCTACCATGGCGGTGCGTTTTACCGCAGGGCCCCGGGCGGCTTTGTTGTCGTAAAGGCCCCCGTGGGTGCGGTGGTCTTTGATCTTCCCGTCGGTTTCCGGAGAGTCGACATCGGGCGAGAATCCTACTACCGCTATGGAGACGTCTACTACAGGAAAGCCCCATCGGGCTATATCGTTGCAGAAGCGCCTGCAGTCCATGTATGGACTGGAAGGGGTGTCGAACGGGTTTCGGTCGCCATCGATCGCCTGAATGTACGGTCCGGGCCGGGATTGAAGCAGCCCGTTCTGGCCGTTGCTCGCAAAGGGACCGTCCTGCATGTGCGCGGCGAGAAGGGGGACTGGTGGCATGTCCAGGGGCCGCGTGGCGAGTCGGGATGGGTCATGAAGCGCTTTACGGCACCTCGACCGGTGGCTCTCGCCAGGGGCTGA
- a CDS encoding putative cobaltochelatase: protein MSSCNMLDMVAVYPFTAILGQEDMKLALLLNAVNPRIGGVLVRGEKGTAKSTAVRALAALLPQIEVFRGCPLETGPDEENLQCGRCRLCLPPRAVEKRRVQMVTLPLNATEDRVVGGIDFDGTMKAGRRVMQPGLLARAHRGILYVDEVNLLDDHLVDAILDAAASGENRIEREGISFSHPSRFVLVGTMNPEEGELRPQLLDRFGLCVEVQAVREREQRTAMMLDREAFDADPQQFACKFERESGILARKLLAATQALRDTIFPGGLRHLVAELCVEACVAGHRADLVMEQAALALAALEGRNEVSREDLLRVAPMVLLHRRRETAPPPPPPQHKHEPNDHSHDDPPEAKSQQEQQETDTPGEMESQRSSGRDGDPKEAPVPDASENTEHPMPQPQKNAEEKTYDIGDTFKVKRFSATKDRTFRRGSGRRSRTLISGRQGRYVKSVQGTNTGDVAFDATLRAAAPYQKRRKASSDLAVVLKPQDIREKVRERRIGNFLLFVVDASGSMGARGRMAATKGAIMSLLLDAYQKRDKVAMISFNKSEARVALPPTSSMDSAARLLAELPVGGRTPLSAGLVKSHELLRGHLLRDPTSRPIVILITDGRSNVPLGRGKPMEESVALAGKLAMDERVRFIVVDTEDKGLLRFDMASRLASALSAQYFQTKDLKADTLVGLVKGVSPK from the coding sequence ATGAGTAGCTGCAACATGCTCGACATGGTAGCCGTGTATCCTTTTACAGCCATTCTGGGACAGGAGGACATGAAGCTCGCCCTCCTGCTCAACGCGGTCAATCCACGCATCGGAGGCGTGCTGGTGCGGGGTGAAAAGGGTACGGCCAAGTCCACCGCCGTGAGGGCGCTGGCCGCCCTGCTGCCGCAAATCGAGGTCTTCCGGGGATGTCCTCTGGAAACAGGGCCGGACGAAGAAAACCTCCAGTGCGGTCGATGTCGTCTCTGTCTTCCTCCCCGCGCCGTGGAGAAGCGCCGGGTGCAAATGGTCACTTTGCCTCTCAACGCCACCGAAGACCGCGTGGTCGGAGGCATCGATTTCGACGGTACGATGAAAGCGGGGCGGCGCGTCATGCAGCCCGGCTTGCTGGCTCGAGCCCACCGGGGAATCCTGTACGTGGATGAAGTGAACCTTCTCGACGATCACCTGGTGGACGCCATCCTGGATGCCGCCGCTTCGGGAGAGAACCGCATCGAACGAGAGGGTATTTCCTTCTCCCATCCATCTCGTTTTGTGCTGGTGGGCACCATGAACCCCGAAGAAGGGGAACTGCGCCCACAACTGCTGGACCGCTTCGGCCTCTGTGTGGAAGTGCAGGCGGTGCGGGAGCGGGAACAGCGCACGGCCATGATGCTGGACCGGGAAGCGTTCGATGCCGATCCGCAGCAGTTTGCCTGCAAATTCGAGCGGGAATCCGGCATCCTGGCAAGGAAGCTCCTGGCGGCCACGCAAGCTCTGCGCGATACGATCTTTCCCGGCGGTCTTCGCCATCTGGTGGCCGAGCTCTGCGTGGAAGCCTGTGTGGCGGGGCATCGGGCGGACCTGGTCATGGAACAGGCGGCCCTGGCCCTGGCGGCTCTGGAAGGGAGAAACGAAGTGAGCCGGGAAGACCTCCTGCGCGTGGCTCCAATGGTTCTGCTCCATCGGAGGCGCGAAACGGCCCCTCCACCTCCCCCGCCTCAACACAAGCATGAGCCCAACGACCATTCCCATGACGATCCCCCCGAGGCGAAATCGCAGCAGGAACAGCAGGAGACGGACACCCCGGGCGAGATGGAATCTCAGCGATCCTCCGGTAGAGACGGTGACCCGAAGGAAGCTCCGGTTCCCGATGCATCGGAAAATACGGAGCACCCCATGCCGCAGCCTCAAAAGAACGCGGAGGAGAAAACCTACGATATAGGCGATACGTTCAAGGTGAAGCGGTTCTCGGCCACCAAAGACCGAACCTTCAGGCGCGGATCGGGCCGGCGGTCGCGTACCCTCATCAGCGGAAGGCAGGGGCGCTATGTGAAAAGCGTTCAGGGGACGAACACGGGCGATGTGGCCTTCGATGCTACTCTGCGTGCGGCAGCCCCTTACCAGAAGCGGCGGAAAGCCTCCAGCGACCTGGCTGTGGTTCTCAAACCTCAGGACATCCGCGAAAAAGTCAGAGAGCGCCGCATCGGGAATTTCCTGCTTTTTGTGGTGGATGCCAGCGGGTCCATGGGGGCGCGCGGACGTATGGCGGCCACCAAGGGAGCCATCATGTCCCTGCTGCTCGATGCCTATCAGAAGCGGGACAAGGTCGCCATGATCTCCTTCAACAAGTCTGAGGCTCGAGTGGCCCTGCCGCCCACATCTTCCATGGACTCGGCGGCACGGCTGCTGGCGGAGCTTCCCGTGGGCGGTCGCACTCCGTTGTCTGCGGGGCTGGTGAAAAGCCATGAACTCCTGCGCGGACACCTGCTGCGCGACCCGACGTCCAGGCCCATCGTGATCCTCATCACCGACGGGAGGTCCAACGTGCCCCTGGGGCGGGGGAAACCCATGGAAGAGTCCGTGGCTCTGGCCGGGAAACTGGCCATGGACGAGCGCGTCCGGTTCATCGTGGTGGATACGGAAGACAAGGGCCTCCTGCGATTCGACATGGCATCCCGCCTGGCTTCGGCCCTTTCAGCCCAATACTTCCAGACCAAAGACCTGAAAGCCGACACCCTGGTCGGCCTCGTGAAAGGAGTATCCCCGAAATGA